TATCCCGATTAAGTGCAGATGGAATAAAATATGATTACTTGTTGTATTACTTATCACTTTGATCCTGGATTACCAATAAAAGATAAAATAGAAAATTATCAAAATGTTGGATTAAAGCTCTTTTATGATGACTCAAAACTAATAAAAATTGAACACTACTTATGCGATGATGAACAGTCAACTCATGATGGGGTTATACAAAAATCGGTTCGTGAATTAGGATTATTTTGGGAAATCTTAGAATATAGATACGGGATTCCTGTTCGAGCAAAAAAAATAACAACTAAAAAAATGGACGAGAATCGTAATCAAACTAGCTCAGCAACTATTTCCCTTGGAGCTATTTTGGTAAAAACAATTATCCTTCCTAATGAAAGCTGGACAACCTCTCCCGATCATCGATTAGGAGCTTGGCTTAAATTTGCGAATAATGCTAGAAATGCTTCTGATCATGGCGAAGCTATTCGAACATATTATATTATTCTTGAGGATTTAAAGGGGCGACCAAAAACTGAAACTCACTCTGCTGCTGAAATAGAGCTCAAGTATGCGCGTGATTTTGTCAGTCATGGTGAAAAACTTAGCCATCCCGATCTCCTTGCTTTTTTAAAAGAAAAAATTGGTTATGATGTAACCCAGTACAACCCAAATGATCCTGATCATTTATCATTTGTTCGCCAACAAAGAGAGAATGCACGAAAAATCATAGAACATGAATTAAACAAACGCATTTAATTTTTCAATAAATATCATGTACATAAATTCGAGCACTTAACATTTTGCGCCACAGATAGCGAAAGTCTTGCGGCTTCGCTACTGGTGAGCTTTTCGTTATGATTTTCATAATTGAAATAAAAGAGGGTAAGCTATACTAAACGTTGCATTGCAAGACCTGACCCCGGTTTTCCTCGTTATTCTTTACCCCTCACTTTTGCTTTCAAATAGTCTACAAGTATTTGGCACTCTTTATCCTCCGGTTTTAGACTGAGGCCCTTCCTGGCGTCGGCCGAGGCTTGCCAAAAATCGCCTTTCATGATCCAGGCAGCCCCTCGGCCACAGTAGGCCTCGGCATAGCGTGGGTCTATCTCCAAAGCCCTGTTGAAATCGGCTATGGCACGGTCAGGGTTGCCTTTCCCACCCCAAGCATTCCCTCGGTTGTTGTAGGCCTTGGCATATCGTGGGTCTATCTCCAGAGCTTTGGTGTAATCAGCGATAGCCCGATCATAGTCGCCTTTTCCGTGCCAGGCATGCCCCCGGTTGTTGTAGGCATTGGCATCACGTGGGTCTATCTCCAGGGCTTTGGTGTAATCAGCGATAGCGCGGTTAAAGTCGCCCTTCTTGCCCCAGGCATTCCCCCGGTTGTAGTAGGCATCGGCATATCGTGGGTCTATCTCCAGGACTTTGGTGTAATCAGCGATAGCGCGGTTAAAGTCGCCTTTGTCGGCCCAGGCAATCCCCCGGTTATGGTAGGCCACGGCATCACGCGGGTCTATCTCCAGGGCTTTGGTGTAATCAGCGATAGCGCGATCAATATCGCCCTTCTTGCCCCAGGCATACCCCCGGGTGTTGTAGGCATTGGCATATCGTGGGTCTATCTCCAGGGCTTTGGTGTAATCAGCGATAGCGCGGTTAAAGTCGCCTTTGTCGGCCCAGGCAATCCCCCGGTTGTAGTAGGCCTTGGCACATCGTGGGTCTATCTCCAGAGCTCTGTTGAAATCGACGATGGCCCGGTCATAGTCGCCTTTCATGGCCCAGGCAGTCCCCCGGTTGTAGTAGGCACCGGCATAGCGTGGGGTTATCTCCAGGGTCTTGGTAAAGGCTACTATCGCTTCATTGTAAAGCTGGAACTCACAAAAATAAAGCCCCCGTTCAAACCAGTTCTCGGCACTCAGGTTTTTGACTGCCTGGACATATTCAATCTGCTTGCGTTTAAGAGCTTCCCCTTTGACTTTAGATAATTCCTGTTTCAGGCGCTTAATATCGTTCAAATACTGCTTCGCTCTTGCCTGGGATTCTGCCAGGTCCTTGCTTTTCTGGCGGTCATTGCGCAGGCGGTTGATGGCTTTGATCACATGATCGGGGTTGGCTTTTATCCTGGCCTTGAGGCGGTAAACCTTCCCATCCCAATGCTCTGATACTACTTCAGTTCGAACGACTCCGGCAGTCAGGGTGACAATCTCGTCTTTAGTCAATACGCCATCTTTGACCTCGGAGATGCTCTGGAGATATGTCCCCAATTCCTCCAGGAGCAGTCTTTTTACCTGTTCCAGAGCGATGACCCGGCAGGAGAGTTTGCTGTCCGCTTCGCTGGCCTGGTAGGTGTATTCCCGTTCAAAGACTTTGGTGGCGGCAAAAGACTGGATGGGAAGCAGCAGGAACACGGCCATCAGCAATATAGCAGCCCTGAAGGTCGAAGATCCGCCGTTTCTTTGGCGGGACTGCCCTACATTTTGCCGGAACCGTATTGTATTGGCTTTATATTGAGCAATGCTAAAGTCTTGCCCTACAGTGGTAATCTGATTTCTTTTAAAATCTGCCTTCACGGAATTTTTGCAAGAGGCTCCAATGATAACCTTTCTATCTTACGTGACCTCCAAACTATAAATTGCGATTCACCGGTAACTTAAGATTCGTGTACTCTATCCAATGTCGGAGCCAAGCCACGGCTATTTACCGCTGTCGGTTTGAGTCTGATGTTGCGGGCGGTTCTTGATGACGCGCAGATCGCCCCGTAGAGAGTGAATTGCCCCGCCTTTAGACGGGATAATTCATTTTGCATTATGGTTTTAGGAGATCAAATCCCGTAGTCGAATCGAAAGCGCGAAGGGCGGTAGTGTCAACCAATTCAAATAAGATCACCTCTAATATATGCCATGCCTTGACCCCTTTACGGACACATCCGGTGACTGTTGATGAATTTCTTCCACAGGCTACATGCATATGCAACGCAGGGTTACCGTTTTCATCAGGAAAGATAGTCCCTACCCCTGCTATCTCGTTCACGTTGTCAAGGATATGCTCCATAGGGACAATCGGGTCTTTGCGTCCGTCTTCGGGACCCACCACAAGCCTACTCCCCTCATCAGCTCCCCCTAAGATGATTAAAGTCCCGGCTTTAATAGATTTTTCACGGGCAAATTGTTCAATCTCCTCATGAATAATATCCCCGTCCTCAAGACGGATAACAAATATTCTTCCCTGTTTGGCTTCTGAATATTTCATAGCAAGTATTTACCTTTTATTTCGCCGGATTCCCTGATAATCACCTACGGCTTTTTATACGATATCGGTCCCTTGTAGTAACCGGCATCCTTTAGCCACCAATCAGGATACCCTACCCTCTTCATTACTTCCTTTTCGGTCGTAATACACCCGTTGTTGTATTTGACGATAAGATTTCCAGATAGTTTCCACCATTCTGAAATAACTTGTTCAGCATTGGTATTGCAGAAAGAAGTCAGGTATTCGCGGCACAGTTTCTCGTTGCCGTTTTTATAAAGTGTCAGCGCCGCCTGATCGATGGCGGGCTGCATGGCATAGGCCCGTCCTTCCAGCTCTTTTTGCTTCGCCTTGATATCCTTGATCATGTAAGAGTATTTAAGGGTAGCGTAGTTGGCCACAAAGTTGAAGGCCCACCAGGCGCTTCTGCGATTGAATTCAAGAATGTTCATCTTTTCCAGGGAACGTGGAAGCCCGTTGACTCCCGCATAAAAAGGCATAAGACAGGTCGTGGCAGGACGGTCGAGTCCGATCCAGCAGACACCGCCAACAGGATCAGGCAGCCAGCTGCGGGCCTGTAATATCCAGCTCACACCACAACGATAGATGGATAGCGGCCTCTCCCACGCACCTTTGGGTTTAAACGTATTCAAGTTATTTGTGTCGTCCTGATCAGGATTTTTCTCAAAGCGTACGGGATTGCCGAAAGGCCCGGCGGCTTTCCCTTTGGTCATGTCAAACTCGGTTCCTTCATAATGATCGCGATAAAGATCCATGACGTCGGCAACCGTGAGTTTTTTATCCGGAACCACTGAAAATGGATAGGCATTGGTATAGCCGTCTTTAACCCAGGCGGGCAGGTTGAGAGAGCGGTTAGCCTTCCTGAATACCCCCCAGACCCGCCGGAGGGAATAATATGGATGGCCGTATTCGCCCCAGCTGACCGCTTTTAGCCAATCAAGCTCACCGTCTTTGGGATTCCACCATCCTTTTTCCTGACATACCTTGAAAAGGTTGTCGGAGTACATCATGTCCGGAGAATTTTTCTTGACTTCACGTATGCGAAATTCATTAGCTTCGACAAAAAGCCCATTGTCAGGTACGCGCTTTGCCACCCAGATACCGTCTTTGCCATTCTTGTCGTATCCGCACATTTCCAGAACCCAGCCTTCTTTGGAATCACCGATAAGCAGTGTCTCGCCGGTTCCGTAATAGCCGTACTCTTTGATAAGTTTTCCGATGAGCAATATTGCCTCGCGTGCACTCTTGCATCTCTCCAGAGCTACCCGGGAAAGCTCTGAGCTGTAAAAAATTCGCTTACCGGGTTCAGGTCCGGGCTCTTCCTTGGCACCACAGGTGCATTCGCCTATCATCAGCTGATGTTCGTTCATCATGCCGTAATTTGAATCAAAATAGGCGTACGTGTGTGCCACCTGTGGAATGTATCCGACAGGCTTGCTGGGAGCGTAATCTTTTGTGTCGTAAACGGCCCCCCGGTCGGTACCGACATAACGGCGGACTTCTGTGGCATTGTACCGTTTATCAAGCCCAAGGCTGCAGTTGTCATAATAAACCGGTCGCATGGAACCGGGCTTGTGATCGGCGGCGGGAACATAGGCGACTCTTTCGTCATCAACATCATCATCCGAGTGAGCAACTATAACCGACCCGTCAGCGGTAGCATCCTTGCCGACAATAATGGTTGTACATGCCCATGACGTAGCCTGGCCAATCAATAGAGTAAAAACAAAAAGAAACATTATAAATTTTTTTAAAATACTCATGATATTTCCTCCTTTGTTAAATCTTAATCCTCGCCCCTTTGTGCAGTGCTGTTTCATCAATGCTGAAGAGGGCGTCGAGCACGGCCATCTGAAAACTCCCCGGCGCCTTTGCTTCGGCTGCGCCCTTTTCACCTGCCAGTCCAAAGTAGGCTAATGCCGTGGTCGCGGCCTCCACGGGATCCCGATCCACTGCCAGAAAAGCTCCTATGAGAACAGTTGCCGTACAGCCTGTACCCGTCACGTATCCCATGAGCTCATGCCCGTTATAGACCTTGCATACACGTCTCCCATCCGTGATCAGATCCACTTCACCGGTAATAGCCAGCGTCGTATCCAGTTCGCCGGCCAGGACAATGGCTGCATCGGCTGCTTCATCCACACTGTGGATAGCATCGACACCTTTGGTTCGGGATCCCTCATGCGCAAGGGAAAGGACCTCTGAGGCATTTCCCCGGACTACATTAATTTTAAGGTTATCGATAAGCCGCTTGGCGGACTCGGTACGGAGCTTTGTGGCTCCTGAACCCACCGGATCCAGGATAATGGGGATATTCAGTTCATTGGCGCGTTTCCCTGCCTTTAACATTGAATCAATCCAGTAGGGGGTAAGTGTCCCGATGTTCAGTACCAGTGCACCAGCAAAGGAGACCATCTCCTCAACTTCTTCTTCCGCATGCGCCATAACAGGAGAAGCACCGCATGCCAGCAATGCGTTGGCCGTATAATTCATCACCACATAGTTGGTGATGTTATGGATCAGAGGCCTTTTCTCCCGCATGTTCTTAAGATTTTCTGCTGCTTTTCGTGCCAATTGTTGATCAAACATACCCTCCTCCTCATCCACTAAAGTGATCCCAGCCGGCAGGAGTAACTGCGCGTTGCGTACCATCCTGGAATATAAGTTTAATGCCGTCGGCCGCATCGGTGATCAGACCAACCTCAGTCACCGGGACGTCGCTCACTGCAGCGACAGCAGAGCGGATCCCCTCCACATGGTCAGCGGAACAGGTAACGATCAGCTCATAATCATCACTCTCTTTCAGCGCCAGTTCATACGGATCCAGGCCGAGTTCAACAGCGGCCTTTCGTAATTCCTCGCTTATCGGTATACTCTCCAAATTTAGAGTGGCGCCCACACCGCTCTCTTCGCAGACATGCCCCAGATCTCCAAGAAACCCATCACTGGTATCGATCATCGCCGTTGCGTATCCCGATTGGGCAATCGCCTTCCCTTCCCGTGCTCGATGGGAAGGGGTGTTAAAAGCCCGTACCAGCGGATGGTTATTCAAATCTTCTCCGGCTGCGGCATTCAGCAGCAGGCGCAGTCCGGCAGCAGACTGGCCTGGATAACCGGTAATCAGTATTATATCACCGGCCTTCGCCGTTGAACGGCGGACAATCTTGTCCGGCTCCGCTTCTCCGATCAGGGTAACGTCGATAAAGATGGCATGTTCGGCTTTTGTCACATTGCCACCGACGATCGATGCCCCAAACGGATTAAGTTCCGCGATGAATCCACGGTATATCGCTTCCACGTCCGTTACGAGTGTATCCGCTTTCAATCCAAGGGATACGAGGGCATACAGGGGCTGACCTCCCATTGCTCCAATGTCACTGATATTTAAGGCCATTGCACGCCGCCCCAGATCGAACGGAGTAATACGGTCGGGCAGGTAATGTCGTCCTTCCACCATAGAGTCACAGGTGATGAGGATTTCATGGCCTGCACGGGGCTTGAACGATGCGGTATCATCCCCGATCCCCAAAGTAACGCCCGGTGTACGAAGGCCTTCCTTCTCAAGGAGTCTATGGATACGGTCAATCAATCCGAATTCTCCAATGTCGGACAAGTTTTCAGACATGGTAATTCCCCCTACGTCCCTTCATAAAGGGCCCTATGGAGTGCTCTGGTGGCCTGTTCGGGGTCATCCTGACAGCAGACGGCTGAAATCACCGCAATTCCATAAGCGCCTGCTCTCATAACCTCAGGTACATTCTCAGCACTCACGCCACCAATGACAATTATCGGTAAGGGAATGGCCTCAACCACCTGTTTCAGCATGGGAATCCCGGTAACAGGGTTTGCGTCATCTTTGGAAGTGGTTGGATAGACAGGCCCGAATCCCACATAGTCCGCCCCCTCCGAGAGGCACTCCCTGGCCTCCTCAATGGTGGAAGCGGAGCCCCCGATGATAACATCTTCCCCCAGTAATTTTCGTGCCAGAGGGATAGTAAAATCATCCTGTCCCAGATGGACGCCGTCCACCTCCGCGGCAATGGCAACGTCCACGCGATCGTTAACAATTAACGTGACACCGTTTTTTGCACACAACTGCTTCATCTGTTTGGCGACCTGAATCATTTCTCGCGTAGATCCGCTTTTCTGCCGGAACTGAATGGTATCAGCCCCCCCATTGATCGCCAGTCTGGCAAGTTCCACGTGCGAGAAGCGCGTTTGCAGCACAGTATCCGTCAGAATGTGCAATTTCCCTATTGGTTTCATCGTTACCCCCTATAAGAAAAACCCGAAGGCATAATATCCTTTTTCCCTAAAATAGACATTAAAAATAAAGACTGTCCTCCCCATCCCGTAGGACAGCCGTCTCGGCTGTCTAAGCAATTCACCATTATGGACAGGCGGGACGCCTGTCCTACTGCGTTGGAAGGGTCAAAGTCTATTTTAGAGTTTTTATAAAAACCTACTTTTAATGTGGGAAAGTATAGAGAAATGGGATTTGTGTGTCAACAGAAAGTGGCCTCAAGATGCAGTTAAGATACCTTTTCAGAGTCAGGCCATTATAGGCAATCAGGGCATTTACGAGATTTCCGTTGACAATTAGTACGTTATTCTTCATAGATACACGAAGACTATGACATATTCGTAGATCTGAAAAACGGCGACCCAATAATAGACAGGAACGGATAAAACGAACTCCTCCTCAAGCGATTCCGATTAAAGGATAACCGGAACCTCCTCACGAGCGACAATCCCGAACACCACCTATCACGCCGAACGAACACTACAAAATCATCGGAAAAGTAATCAGAATAGTAAGGGATATTAAGTTCTGAATTTTCGAAAGAGGTAATCTCAAAGGGAAAATATCATGAAAACCGAGAGCCGAAACCCCGTGTATCAATAAAGACATCACGGGGGGTTTTTATTTGTAAAATATTATTTGCATTAAAAGGGGGACATAATGGCAAATATACCTAAAAAAGCGATAGATCGATTGACAAAGGAGGTTGGAAAATTTCAAAAAATACTCACTGCTGCAAAAGTCCGCGACATAAATGAGGCTGATACTTTGAAAATAGTTACCGATATGCTTTCGGACATTTTTGGTTTCGATAAATATACTGAAATAACAAGCGAATATGTAATCAAAGGGACATATTGCGACATAGCGGTTAAAATCGATGATGCCCTCAAGTACCTCATGGAAGTTAAGGCGGTTGGCATTGATTTAAAAGACGGACATCTCAAACAGGCTATAAACTACGGGGCCACCAGGGTATTCAGTGGGTTATACTGACAAACAGCATT
This genomic interval from Syntrophales bacterium contains the following:
- a CDS encoding tetratricopeptide repeat protein — encoded protein: MKADFKRNQITTVGQDFSIAQYKANTIRFRQNVGQSRQRNGGSSTFRAAILLMAVFLLLPIQSFAATKVFEREYTYQASEADSKLSCRVIALEQVKRLLLEELGTYLQSISEVKDGVLTKDEIVTLTAGVVRTEVVSEHWDGKVYRLKARIKANPDHVIKAINRLRNDRQKSKDLAESQARAKQYLNDIKRLKQELSKVKGEALKRKQIEYVQAVKNLSAENWFERGLYFCEFQLYNEAIVAFTKTLEITPRYAGAYYNRGTAWAMKGDYDRAIVDFNRALEIDPRCAKAYYNRGIAWADKGDFNRAIADYTKALEIDPRYANAYNTRGYAWGKKGDIDRAIADYTKALEIDPRDAVAYHNRGIAWADKGDFNRAIADYTKVLEIDPRYADAYYNRGNAWGKKGDFNRAIADYTKALEIDPRDANAYNNRGHAWHGKGDYDRAIADYTKALEIDPRYAKAYNNRGNAWGGKGNPDRAIADFNRALEIDPRYAEAYCGRGAAWIMKGDFWQASADARKGLSLKPEDKECQILVDYLKAKVRGKE
- a CDS encoding DNA-binding protein, producing the protein MKYSEAKQGRIFVIRLEDGDIIHEEIEQFAREKSIKAGTLIILGGADEGSRLVVGPEDGRKDPIVPMEHILDNVNEIAGVGTIFPDENGNPALHMHVACGRNSSTVTGCVRKGVKAWHILEVILFELVDTTALRAFDSTTGFDLLKP
- a CDS encoding C69 family dipeptidase, with the protein product MSILKKFIMFLFVFTLLIGQATSWACTTIIVGKDATADGSVIVAHSDDDVDDERVAYVPAADHKPGSMRPVYYDNCSLGLDKRYNATEVRRYVGTDRGAVYDTKDYAPSKPVGYIPQVAHTYAYFDSNYGMMNEHQLMIGECTCGAKEEPGPEPGKRIFYSSELSRVALERCKSAREAILLIGKLIKEYGYYGTGETLLIGDSKEGWVLEMCGYDKNGKDGIWVAKRVPDNGLFVEANEFRIREVKKNSPDMMYSDNLFKVCQEKGWWNPKDGELDWLKAVSWGEYGHPYYSLRRVWGVFRKANRSLNLPAWVKDGYTNAYPFSVVPDKKLTVADVMDLYRDHYEGTEFDMTKGKAAGPFGNPVRFEKNPDQDDTNNLNTFKPKGAWERPLSIYRCGVSWILQARSWLPDPVGGVCWIGLDRPATTCLMPFYAGVNGLPRSLEKMNILEFNRRSAWWAFNFVANYATLKYSYMIKDIKAKQKELEGRAYAMQPAIDQAALTLYKNGNEKLCREYLTSFCNTNAEQVISEWWKLSGNLIVKYNNGCITTEKEVMKRVGYPDWWLKDAGYYKGPISYKKP
- the thiM gene encoding hydroxyethylthiazole kinase; translation: MFDQQLARKAAENLKNMREKRPLIHNITNYVVMNYTANALLACGASPVMAHAEEEVEEMVSFAGALVLNIGTLTPYWIDSMLKAGKRANELNIPIILDPVGSGATKLRTESAKRLIDNLKINVVRGNASEVLSLAHEGSRTKGVDAIHSVDEAADAAIVLAGELDTTLAITGEVDLITDGRRVCKVYNGHELMGYVTGTGCTATVLIGAFLAVDRDPVEAATTALAYFGLAGEKGAAEAKAPGSFQMAVLDALFSIDETALHKGARIKI
- the thiL gene encoding thiamine-phosphate kinase yields the protein MSENLSDIGEFGLIDRIHRLLEKEGLRTPGVTLGIGDDTASFKPRAGHEILITCDSMVEGRHYLPDRITPFDLGRRAMALNISDIGAMGGQPLYALVSLGLKADTLVTDVEAIYRGFIAELNPFGASIVGGNVTKAEHAIFIDVTLIGEAEPDKIVRRSTAKAGDIILITGYPGQSAAGLRLLLNAAAGEDLNNHPLVRAFNTPSHRAREGKAIAQSGYATAMIDTSDGFLGDLGHVCEESGVGATLNLESIPISEELRKAAVELGLDPYELALKESDDYELIVTCSADHVEGIRSAVAAVSDVPVTEVGLITDAADGIKLIFQDGTQRAVTPAGWDHFSG
- the thiE gene encoding thiamine phosphate synthase, whose product is MKPIGKLHILTDTVLQTRFSHVELARLAINGGADTIQFRQKSGSTREMIQVAKQMKQLCAKNGVTLIVNDRVDVAIAAEVDGVHLGQDDFTIPLARKLLGEDVIIGGSASTIEEARECLSEGADYVGFGPVYPTTSKDDANPVTGIPMLKQVVEAIPLPIIVIGGVSAENVPEVMRAGAYGIAVISAVCCQDDPEQATRALHRALYEGT